A genomic window from Sphingobacterium spiritivorum includes:
- a CDS encoding NmrA family NAD(P)-binding protein gives MKKIRPTIVVFGCTGTVGSEVMHQLTEHDCIVRGVLRHPERTYPVRTDSRTSNITYVSADLNSIEQLQKACIGADALFLLTATSPHQVQYEINIIDAAKQSGVKRIVKLSAPVVQPAAHVEVSQWHSIIDDYLVQNMDEFCCLRPHSFMQNWERNTFTIQYFGKIYGALGEAKRNYIDSRDVATVAIHYLLTSEQVKEKSVILAGPQAITNIEIAGKLSLVTGRKIEYVNITPDEFFSQLTRKAKLPEWLASHIVELDNLALHIPEPECDTITNLILRKPRIMDEYLQEYRHLFKRKPFWKLLI, from the coding sequence GAAAAAAATTAGACCAACTATAGTTGTTTTTGGATGCACAGGTACAGTTGGAAGTGAAGTGATGCATCAATTAACAGAGCATGACTGCATAGTAAGAGGGGTGCTCAGACATCCTGAACGGACATATCCAGTACGGACAGACTCCCGGACTTCAAATATAACGTATGTAAGCGCTGACCTGAATTCAATAGAACAGCTTCAAAAAGCTTGTATCGGAGCAGATGCTTTGTTTCTCCTGACAGCAACATCACCACATCAGGTGCAATATGAAATAAATATAATAGATGCAGCCAAACAAAGCGGCGTCAAAAGGATAGTGAAGTTGTCTGCTCCGGTCGTTCAGCCGGCTGCTCATGTCGAGGTGAGTCAGTGGCATAGTATAATTGATGATTACCTTGTGCAGAACATGGATGAATTCTGTTGCCTGAGACCCCATTCGTTTATGCAGAATTGGGAACGCAATACATTTACCATTCAATATTTTGGTAAAATTTACGGAGCATTAGGAGAGGCGAAGAGAAATTATATTGATAGCAGAGATGTGGCAACGGTAGCGATCCATTATTTGTTAACCTCGGAACAAGTAAAGGAGAAATCCGTTATTCTGGCAGGCCCTCAGGCTATTACTAATATAGAAATAGCCGGCAAATTGTCTCTTGTAACCGGACGTAAAATCGAATATGTAAATATTACACCGGATGAATTCTTTAGTCAGTTAACCAGAAAAGCAAAATTGCCTGAATGGTTAGCCAGCCATATTGTAGAACTGGATAATCTGGCTCTTCATATTCCGGAACCTGAGTGCGATACGATCACCAACTTAATTTTAAGAAAACCTCGTATTATGGATGAATACCTCCAGGAATACAGACATCTTTTTAAAAGAAAACCTTTCTGGAAGTTGTTGATATAA